A genomic region of Haliotis asinina isolate JCU_RB_2024 chromosome 1, JCU_Hal_asi_v2, whole genome shotgun sequence contains the following coding sequences:
- the LOC137277697 gene encoding uncharacterized protein, with amino-acid sequence MTPVILCFIASFICPVQLLCFNEASITEDDRYLENKLFGIIKEKVSAALECAFECYAHHGCSSFGFEPKLRTCHLHKKNSSTAPTEMKLKPPWKHSDISRWRKELMGPCADHTCPTGKRCKVHRVTKAPICSEADVSQPDVCSEKRVKKANCIYESKLAGSVRSCSCHRNYRDVPLDVVSVNNTCMVDGSWTPPVINCTGPYIRLTTPSTKEYTFKQIPTSTLQSITGGTSTVVFLVKTCFDANFALHTFLNMSTDASAMYELSIGGFSNMKSVIRGCWLCSVTDSHVEPSIVSCNEYRSFWLSWKNGVISVGKGPVAGSQLFMQWAPTAPIVINHVSISTYLNNPGTWLFLEH; translated from the exons ATGACCCCGGTGATTCTGTGTTTTATTGCAAGTTTCATTTGTCCAGTTCAGCTACTTTGCTTCAATGAAGCATCAATCACAGAAGACGACCGTTATCTGGAAAATAAGTTGTTTGGCATCATTAAGGAAAAGGTGTCTGCAGCCCTTGAGTGTGCCTTCGAATGCTATGCCCATCATGGCTGTTCCTCGTTTGGATTTGAACCTAAGCTTCGCACCTGTCATCTTCACAAGAAAAACAGCTCCACGGcaccaactgaaatgaaactGAAACCACCATGGAAACACAGTGATATTTCACGCTGGCGGAAG GAATTAATGGGTCCTTGCGCAGATCACACGTGTCCGACTGGGAAGCGATGTAAGGTACATCGTGTCACTAAAGCGCCAATATGTTCGGAAG CTGATGTCTCTCAACCAGATGTTTGTTCAGAAAAGCGTGTTAAAAAAGCAAACTGCATCTATGAATCTAAACTAGCAGGAAGTGTGAGGTCATGTTCCTGCCACCGTAATTACAGAGATGTACCTCTGGACGTCGTCAGTGTCAATAATACCTGCATGGTCGATGGCAGCTGGACTCCACCCGTGATCAACTGCACAG GTCCCTACATCAGACTGACCACGCCCAGCACCAAGGAATACACATTCAAACAGATACCAACCAGCACCCTTCAAAGTATCACAGGTGGCACCTCCACAGTGGTATTTCTGGTAAAGACGTGCTTCGATGCCAACTTTGCCCTACACACATTTCTTAACATGTCCACAGATGCTTCTGCCATGTATGAATTGTCTATCGGTGGGTTTTCCAACATGAAGTCCGTTATCCGTGGATGCTGGTTATGCTCCGTCACTGATTCCCACGTGGAACCATCTATTGTATCCTGCAACGAGTACAGATCATTTTGGCTCAGCTGGAAAAATGGCGTCATCTCTGTAGGAAAGGGACCGGTTGCTGGGAGCCAGCTATTTATGCAATGGGCCCCAACTGCACCCATTGTGATAAATCACGTTAGTATCAGCACCTATCTTAATAATCCAGGGACGTGGCTCTTCCTCGAACACTAA